The genomic segment TCACTTAGTACAGGTTTTACATGTTCTCTAATATCTCCTGCTACGATAATAAAGAGAAGATCATCTCCAGGCAAAAATTCTCCTTCCTTAGCGTTCACTATAATTTTAAAGATACCAGGTTTTTGTTCATATTGTTGGACTAATTTTTCTATAAGATGATAGTTAGGTTTTACCTTTAATTTTTTTACTAGGCCTTCTCTTTTTCTTGACCAAGCCCTTACAGTCCCATTGTGAATAAGTATCATTCCTACTTGTTCTGCAAAGCCTGGTAATTTTTTTAATTTTTTTATTTCTTGGCTAATATCCATCTTTTGTTTCTTATTAGGTGGGATAAATAGGTTAAATAGTAAAATAAAAAGGCGGGATAATCCCGCCTTTATTTTTAGCACGCAGCAATAAACTATACACAGCCAGTTGGTTTTGGCAAACCAGCCATCTTACATGCTCCCTTACCAGGTCCAGATGGGAACAATTCATAGATTTGTTTCAACTTGAAGCCAGTAACCTTGGAAAGAATTCTAACCATAGGAGCGATACCATTCTTTTTGTAGTAGTCTTGTAAGAATTCGATAACTTTTCTATGATCGTCAGTAATTTCCTTGATGCCTTCTTGTTCTTTTACATATTCAACCCACTCTTCACACCAGTCCTCAAACCTTTGTAAGAAACCGTCTTCATCAACTTCAAATTTTTTGCCTTTGAATTCAACAACAGCCATTTTCTAACCTCCTTAAAAGATTATTTTTTGTTGACCCTGAACCACCAGAGTCACATTCTCTATTAATGCATAGCTAAGATTTCCTAAAATAAGACATTATTTTTTGTCAATGTTTTTTTAAAAAACAGGTCATTTACTTATTATTTAAAGTAAGGTGAAGACTCGATCTTTTTATATTACATTGTATTTAGTTCTTTTTGGGCAAAGTCAAGATGTGGTTCTAATTCCAAGGCTTTTTTAAGAAAAAATTTAGCGCTTTCTTGATCTCCTAAATGTTTATAACATATTCCAATATTAGCCAAGTCTATGGCAGAGCCACTATCAAGAGAGAGAGCTTGTTCAAAATATGTTAGAGCCTTAGAATAATCCTTTTGTTTAAAATAAGCTACTCCTATTAAATTATGGTATTCCTTTACATCAGGCACTAGTGAAATAGCTTGAGTTAAAATAGGAGGGATTTCGCTCCATTTTTCTTCTAAGCTTAGACTATAAGCCCAATAAAATAAACTTAACGCTTGTTCTTCTGGCTGAGGTTGGATTTTGCTTGCTTTTTGAAAAAATTTACTTGCTTGTTCAATTTCAGATAGTTTTAATAAGGTCAATCCTTTAAAAAAAGGTATAAAATGGGCATTAGGATAATATTTTTCCAGAATATTTAGCTTTTCCCAAGCAGCTTCAGGTGGTTCATTTTCTGCTATTAATCTTCCTACAAAAAGGCCTAAACTAGCTTGAGAAGTCCTTTCTCTAAAGGCGAATCCTGGTATTATGTTGTAGTTAGTAGGAATATTTAAGTTAGGATGCATAGTAGAGATGGCATATAGAGTATAATCCATCTGTTTTAAAGCAGAAGCCAATGATTTTAGTTCGTTGTAAATATCATCTGCTTCTAAATTGGGAAGGCAGTTAAGAGAAATAAATTCTCCTTGCATGACCCAATCTACTTCTTTTAACGAAGTATATTTTGCTAATCCTGAGGGCTCATAGGTACTATTAGTAGAAAAATCTCCACCAAGCTGAGCTACTTCTGTAAGGGCTCTAATAGCTGCTTTGGCTGGTGAAGTAGCTGTCCCTGCTGTGAAGACTATTTCACTTTTATAAGGAAATGTACTTGGATCATACGCTAAAGCTGCTATTGTGGGTACAGGAAAACCATAAGAGAAATCTTTAAGCCATACTTTTATACCTTGACGTGTGAACTTATTCCAAAGGTCCACGAGAGTTTGATCTGTAAAGGTTGTGGGATCAATAGTGGGACATATTTGTTTTTGTCCTTCAATTAGGGCACAGACATGTCGTTCTATAAGTTCACAAGCGCCTTGGAGTATAGACTCTTCAAATGTATTTCCTGCTGATGAGCCATTATATTCATTTAAAAGTTTGAACCAGTTAAAGGGTAAGTAAGTCTCTTCTTCTGTAGTTATTTTTAAGGCTAAGGTAAAATCCCATTTTATTAAGTCTAAAATCTCAATTG from the Desulfonauticus submarinus genome contains:
- a CDS encoding molybdenum cofactor biosynthesis protein MoaE — its product is MDISQEIKKLKKLPGFAEQVGMILIHNGTVRAWSRKREGLVKKLKVKPNYHLIEKLVQQYEQKPGIFKIIVNAKEGEFLPGDDLLFIIVAGDIREHVKPVLSELLDEIKSKAMDKTEVI
- a CDS encoding TusE/DsrC/DsvC family sulfur relay protein translates to MAVVEFKGKKFEVDEDGFLQRFEDWCEEWVEYVKEQEGIKEITDDHRKVIEFLQDYYKKNGIAPMVRILSKVTGFKLKQIYELFPSGPGKGACKMAGLPKPTGCV
- a CDS encoding YcaO-like family protein, translating into MFKLKACPKKYTKDLDKAFSPEHTVKKVESALKKFGQEILFELKRIDIGRLGIPVYMSICGPKAKKIMPSRKQMGKGSSPEQAKASALMELVERFSFFNFVQEKENFFHLTYSEAKNKFGEKVIPIKELLKSVQDNLSPSKAIEILDLIKWDFTLALKITTEEETYLPFNWFKLLNEYNGSSAGNTFEESILQGACELIERHVCALIEGQKQICPTIDPTTFTDQTLVDLWNKFTRQGIKVWLKDFSYGFPVPTIAALAYDPSTFPYKSEIVFTAGTATSPAKAAIRALTEVAQLGGDFSTNSTYEPSGLAKYTSLKEVDWVMQGEFISLNCLPNLEADDIYNELKSLASALKQMDYTLYAISTMHPNLNIPTNYNIIPGFAFRERTSQASLGLFVGRLIAENEPPEAAWEKLNILEKYYPNAHFIPFFKGLTLLKLSEIEQASKFFQKASKIQPQPEEQALSLFYWAYSLSLEEKWSEIPPILTQAISLVPDVKEYHNLIGVAYFKQKDYSKALTYFEQALSLDSGSAIDLANIGICYKHLGDQESAKFFLKKALELEPHLDFAQKELNTM